The following coding sequences are from one Mycobacterium bourgelatii window:
- a CDS encoding SDR family oxidoreductase has translation MTHRDLAGKAAIVTGAGAGIGFAVAERLVAEGCNVLCADIDGAAADAAALKIGSGAVGHRVDVSDEAQVIAMVEACVAEFGGVDKLVANAGVVHFASLTDTTVEDFDRIIAINLRGAWLCTKHAAPRMIERGGGAIVNMSSLAGHIGVAGSSAYGMSKAGISHLSRVTAAELRASGVRSNALLPAFVDTPMQQTAMTMFDESLGEGGARQLIARLQGRMAAPEEMASIVAFLLSDDASMINGTTQIADGGTIAALW, from the coding sequence ATGACGCATCGCGACCTAGCCGGAAAGGCCGCCATCGTGACCGGGGCCGGCGCGGGCATCGGCTTCGCCGTGGCCGAGCGACTCGTCGCCGAGGGGTGCAACGTCCTCTGCGCTGACATCGACGGTGCCGCTGCCGACGCGGCCGCACTGAAGATCGGTTCCGGCGCCGTGGGTCATAGGGTCGATGTCAGCGACGAGGCGCAGGTGATCGCCATGGTCGAGGCCTGCGTCGCGGAGTTCGGCGGCGTGGACAAGCTCGTCGCCAATGCCGGTGTGGTCCATTTCGCTTCGCTGACCGACACGACGGTCGAAGACTTCGATCGCATCATCGCGATCAACCTGCGGGGCGCGTGGCTGTGCACCAAGCACGCGGCCCCCAGGATGATCGAGCGCGGTGGGGGAGCGATCGTCAACATGTCCTCGCTGGCCGGCCATATCGGGGTGGCGGGCAGTTCGGCATACGGGATGTCCAAGGCGGGAATCAGCCACCTGAGCCGGGTCACCGCGGCGGAACTGCGCGCCTCCGGTGTGCGCTCCAATGCGCTGCTACCCGCGTTCGTCGACACTCCCATGCAGCAGACGGCGATGACGATGTTCGACGAAAGTCTCGGTGAGGGCGGCGCACGTCAGTTGATCGCCCGTTTGCAAGGCCGCATGGCAGCGCCCGAGGAGATGGCCAGCATCGTGGCTTTCCTGTTGTCCGACGACGCGTCAATGATCAACGGCACCACGCAGATTGCCGACGGGGGAACCATCGCCGCGTTGTGGTGA
- a CDS encoding HNH endonuclease signature motif containing protein, whose translation MFDRPLPDPAELGQLDDAAVIAAIEDCARAEAAAAARRLSAIAELTRRRTASEEHANWACDEWDCAAAEVAAALGVTHRRASGQMHLSLSLKRLPNVAALFLAGQIGERLMSAIAWRSFLVRDLEALKRIDADIAKMAATWGPLSVAKLEQAIDNSIDKHDPGALRHTRARARSRDLCIGERNDEADTTALWGRLYATDAAALDERLNKMAHGVCDGDSRTLAQRRADALGALAAGAQHLACDCGSAECAANRGEDQRASAVVVHVVAEESTLEAVPDRHMSGEGPPSRPITPEMTLAEALAPDPQPDVPARRSAPALITSGGLVPAPLLAELIRGGAKVSRVRPAGNFVAEPHYRPSAKLAEFVRVRDLTCRFPGCDVPAARCDIDHTAPWPFGPTHPSNLKCACRKHHLLKTFWTGWNDAQRPDGTVIWTAPNGRTYTTHPGSRIFFPRWNTTTTELPEIVVPTDDFDDRGVMMPKRRHTRAAERAQRINYERSLNDAHVAERNKPPPF comes from the coding sequence ATGTTCGATAGACCGCTGCCCGATCCGGCCGAGCTGGGTCAACTCGATGACGCCGCGGTGATCGCAGCGATCGAGGACTGCGCCCGCGCGGAGGCAGCAGCGGCCGCCCGGCGGTTGTCCGCAATTGCCGAGCTGACTCGCCGGCGTACCGCCAGCGAGGAGCACGCCAACTGGGCCTGCGACGAATGGGATTGCGCGGCAGCAGAAGTGGCCGCCGCTCTCGGAGTGACCCACCGCCGGGCCTCCGGACAGATGCACCTGAGCCTGTCACTGAAACGGCTGCCCAACGTGGCCGCACTGTTCTTGGCCGGGCAGATCGGCGAGCGGTTGATGTCAGCCATCGCCTGGCGGAGCTTCCTGGTCCGTGACCTCGAGGCGTTGAAACGTATCGATGCCGACATCGCCAAGATGGCCGCCACCTGGGGACCATTGTCGGTGGCCAAACTCGAACAAGCCATCGACAACTCGATCGACAAGCATGACCCTGGCGCATTGCGGCACACCCGCGCTCGCGCCCGTAGTCGTGATCTCTGCATCGGTGAACGTAATGACGAAGCCGACACCACCGCGTTGTGGGGACGGCTCTATGCCACCGATGCCGCGGCCCTGGATGAGCGCCTGAACAAGATGGCTCATGGCGTGTGCGATGGCGATTCGCGCACGCTAGCCCAGCGCCGTGCCGACGCGCTGGGTGCGCTGGCCGCCGGTGCCCAACACCTGGCCTGCGACTGCGGCAGTGCGGAGTGCGCGGCCAACCGCGGCGAGGACCAGCGCGCCAGCGCGGTCGTTGTTCATGTGGTGGCCGAGGAGTCCACGCTCGAGGCGGTACCCGATCGGCACATGTCGGGCGAGGGACCGCCGTCGCGGCCGATCACCCCGGAGATGACTCTGGCCGAGGCGTTGGCCCCGGATCCCCAACCCGATGTGCCGGCACGGCGGTCAGCGCCGGCGCTGATCACCAGCGGCGGTTTGGTGCCCGCGCCGTTGCTGGCCGAGTTGATCCGCGGCGGCGCGAAAGTGAGCCGGGTGCGCCCCGCGGGGAACTTCGTTGCCGAGCCGCATTACCGACCGTCGGCCAAGTTGGCGGAGTTCGTTCGGGTCCGGGACTTGACGTGCCGTTTTCCCGGCTGCGATGTGCCCGCCGCTCGTTGCGATATCGACCATACGGCGCCCTGGCCGTTCGGGCCGACGCATCCGTCGAACCTGAAATGTGCCTGCAGAAAACACCACCTTCTCAAAACTTTTTGGACGGGCTGGAATGATGCGCAACGGCCCGATGGCACGGTGATCTGGACCGCTCCAAACGGACGCACATACACCACTCACCCCGGTAGTCGTATCTTCTTCCCAAGGTGGAACACCACTACCACCGAATTGCCCGAGATAGTCGTTCCCACGGACGATTTCGACGATCGCGGCGTAATGATGCCCAAACGACGACACACCCGAGCCGCCGAACGCGCCCAACGCATCAATTACGAGCGCTCCCTCAACGACGCCCACGTCGCCGAACGCAATAAACCACCGCCGTTTTAG
- a CDS encoding TetR/AcrR family transcriptional regulator, which yields METTVQPVRRRPKDRKQQILDQAVKLFIERGFHSVKLEDIAEAAGVTARALYRHYDNKQALLAESIRTGQEQYQSARRLDEGQAEPAPRPLSLDLPDHITAAIASRSLTVLWQREARYLNEADRAEVRRRINTIVAGMRANVLLEVPDLTPPQSELRAWAVASTLTGLGRHNLTLPAEELKDVLYQACMAAARTAPVAELEPLEATPDDEAVLYSRYETLLAAGARLFRAQGYPAVSTSEIGRGAGIAGPGLYRSFPSKQAILDALIRRLDEWRSLECIRAVRANPDAAQRLQQLVHGHVRLSLDAPDLVAVSITELSHASSEVRDAYLRNQADRDTVWIELIAKLVPETTVAQGRLLVSAATSFIEDVARTWHLTRFTGVADEITALALAILTSRSAAAS from the coding sequence ATGGAAACCACCGTTCAGCCCGTCCGCCGCCGGCCCAAGGATCGCAAGCAGCAGATTCTCGATCAGGCCGTGAAGTTGTTCATCGAACGCGGCTTTCACTCGGTCAAGTTGGAGGACATCGCCGAGGCGGCAGGGGTCACCGCACGTGCGCTGTATCGGCACTACGACAACAAGCAGGCTTTGCTCGCCGAGTCGATCCGCACCGGCCAGGAGCAGTATCAGAGTGCGCGTCGTCTTGACGAGGGCCAGGCGGAGCCGGCGCCGCGGCCGCTGAGTCTTGATTTGCCGGACCACATCACGGCGGCCATCGCATCACGTTCCTTGACGGTGTTGTGGCAGCGTGAGGCCCGTTACCTCAACGAGGCGGACCGCGCGGAAGTCCGGCGCCGAATCAACACGATCGTCGCGGGCATGCGCGCCAACGTTTTGTTGGAGGTGCCTGATCTGACTCCCCCGCAGTCGGAACTGCGGGCGTGGGCGGTGGCCAGCACGCTGACCGGCCTGGGTAGGCATAACCTGACCCTTCCCGCCGAAGAACTCAAAGATGTGCTGTACCAAGCGTGTATGGCCGCCGCGAGGACGGCACCGGTCGCAGAGTTGGAACCGCTCGAAGCAACGCCGGACGACGAAGCTGTGCTTTATTCCCGCTATGAAACTCTGCTGGCCGCGGGCGCGCGGCTGTTCCGGGCGCAGGGTTATCCGGCCGTCAGCACCAGCGAAATTGGCAGGGGAGCCGGAATAGCCGGCCCCGGCCTTTATCGGTCATTCCCGTCTAAGCAGGCCATCCTCGATGCGCTGATTCGCCGCCTCGACGAGTGGCGCAGCCTTGAGTGCATCCGCGCGGTGCGAGCGAATCCCGACGCCGCACAACGTCTTCAGCAGCTGGTGCACGGGCATGTCCGGCTGAGCCTGGACGCCCCGGATCTTGTCGCGGTGTCGATTACCGAACTTTCGCATGCGTCGAGCGAGGTCCGCGACGCATATCTGCGGAATCAGGCGGATCGCGACACCGTGTGGATTGAACTGATTGCCAAGTTGGTCCCGGAAACCACTGTGGCACAAGGACGGCTGCTTGTTTCGGCGGCAACCAGCTTTATCGAAGATGTCGCGCGCACATGGCATCTCACGCGCTTTACCGGAGTCGCGGATGAGATCACCGCGCTCGCACTGGCCATCCTGACCAGTCGGTCCGCAGCCGCTTCTTGA
- a CDS encoding limonene-1,2-epoxide hydrolase family protein, with product MTDTKEASEKLVRDFLGSWEGRNLETICGGFADDAVYHNVPVEPIKGIDGIRAVFRGFLEAFSDAKLDIVRLAAEPGLVLAERIDYFTMNDGRKVELPVTGVFEVENGKITRFSDYFDLADFESQSGLKL from the coding sequence ATGACCGATACCAAGGAAGCCAGCGAGAAGCTCGTCCGCGATTTCCTCGGGTCGTGGGAGGGGCGCAACCTGGAAACCATCTGCGGTGGTTTCGCCGACGATGCGGTCTACCACAACGTGCCAGTAGAGCCGATCAAAGGCATCGACGGTATCCGGGCGGTCTTCCGGGGCTTCCTGGAAGCGTTCTCCGACGCCAAGCTAGACATCGTCAGGCTGGCCGCCGAACCGGGCTTGGTGCTCGCCGAGCGCATCGACTACTTCACCATGAACGACGGGCGCAAGGTCGAGCTCCCGGTGACCGGCGTATTTGAAGTCGAGAACGGCAAGATCACCCGCTTCAGCGACTACTTCGACCTCGCCGACTTCGAGAGTCAAAGCGGACTCAAGCTGTAG
- a CDS encoding CDGP domain-containing protein, translating into MAGGLVAFAPPASAGCQYGGIFISKCDGPIEPDGTWQRCVVYSGVSTVPNYRPHETHCEQMGPDLHPWGLAFNDPPTRIDD; encoded by the coding sequence ATGGCCGGCGGGCTGGTGGCGTTTGCGCCGCCGGCCAGTGCGGGCTGTCAGTACGGCGGCATCTTCATCAGCAAGTGCGACGGACCCATCGAGCCCGACGGGACTTGGCAGCGTTGCGTGGTGTACAGCGGGGTCAGCACCGTCCCCAACTACCGGCCACATGAGACGCACTGCGAACAGATGGGGCCCGACCTACATCCTTGGGGCCTTGCGTTCAACGACCCACCGACGCGCATCGACGACTGA
- a CDS encoding LuxR C-terminal-related transcriptional regulator — protein sequence MSIVINSVSLGTLAEGDHPGWASSPARETEAARRYREAFRDCGVDPTDDPLAVVAEAIDSKATAVRGALEAQGNEDALLALDSLLDLCSLERELIEDDAKRRTSALLAVQEGLSKLRAVDDVATIVDRAPREMVESCGFDRAVLFRVHEGRMVMESAYFGDDVEGAEKMVAFAQSVAPPLDHMLIETQMIRRHAPAIVRDARNDPRVNRPIVDFSLTHSYVAAPIMPTGKVIGFLHADRLYSGRMVDEIDRDTVWAFAEGFGYAYERTVLLERMRRQHAEVLRALASADEAARALQDADLDLRKIEPVERSPAARSLAEVQTRVMTMLTRREVEVLRLMAAGRTNQQIADELVISAGTVKSHVKRVLRKLNATNRAEAASAYVRLASVPEIS from the coding sequence GTGAGCATCGTGATCAATTCCGTTTCGCTGGGCACGTTGGCAGAGGGAGATCACCCAGGGTGGGCATCGAGTCCAGCCCGGGAAACCGAGGCGGCACGCCGCTACCGTGAAGCGTTCCGCGACTGCGGGGTGGACCCCACCGACGATCCGTTGGCCGTCGTCGCGGAAGCCATCGATTCCAAGGCGACTGCGGTGCGCGGCGCGTTAGAGGCACAGGGTAACGAGGATGCGCTGCTAGCGCTCGACTCGCTGCTGGACCTGTGCTCGCTGGAACGGGAGCTGATCGAAGACGACGCCAAGCGACGCACCTCCGCGCTATTGGCCGTGCAGGAGGGCTTGAGCAAGCTGCGCGCCGTCGACGATGTCGCCACGATCGTCGACCGCGCTCCGCGCGAGATGGTGGAATCGTGTGGCTTCGATCGCGCCGTGCTGTTTCGCGTGCATGAGGGTCGGATGGTCATGGAGTCCGCGTATTTCGGCGACGATGTTGAGGGCGCGGAGAAGATGGTGGCGTTCGCGCAGTCGGTTGCCCCGCCGTTAGACCACATGTTGATCGAGACGCAGATGATCCGCCGGCACGCGCCGGCGATCGTCCGCGACGCGCGCAATGATCCGCGGGTCAACCGGCCCATCGTCGATTTCTCGCTGACCCATTCCTATGTGGCGGCGCCGATCATGCCGACGGGCAAGGTGATTGGGTTTCTGCACGCGGACCGGCTCTATTCGGGGCGCATGGTCGACGAAATCGATCGCGACACGGTATGGGCATTCGCCGAAGGTTTCGGTTACGCCTACGAGCGCACGGTGCTGCTGGAGCGGATGCGCCGCCAGCACGCGGAGGTGCTTCGGGCCCTGGCGTCAGCGGACGAGGCGGCCCGCGCCCTGCAGGATGCGGATCTTGATCTGCGCAAGATCGAGCCCGTCGAGCGCAGTCCCGCGGCACGCTCGCTGGCCGAGGTGCAGACGCGAGTGATGACCATGCTGACCCGGCGCGAGGTCGAGGTGCTGCGGCTGATGGCGGCCGGCCGCACGAATCAGCAGATCGCCGACGAGCTGGTCATTTCGGCGGGGACGGTGAAATCTCACGTCAAGCGGGTGCTGCGCAAGCTGAATGCGACGAATCGCGCCGAGGCCGCCTCGGCGTATGTGCGGCTCGCCAGTGTGCCTGAAATTAGTTGA
- a CDS encoding cytochrome P450, producing the protein MSSTALPAASAIELLTTPQGIANPYPLYDELRKISPVAGYRDWPPGTVPGADEPVTAWALFRYDQVLAAAKDSTTFSSRDPLQEASSAPSLMLVNTDPPTHEVERKLVSQAFSPRRVKRLEGWLNDLVPQLLANLGDGDIEVMEFAAEIPTRAMVRLLGLPDGDHVRFRRWANAFMLSSSLTPEERMASNEEMVTAFATRLAEHTARLAERTATDGTSEEIEDAEDLISALLRAEVDGQRLTPEEIVRFCVTLVVAGSETTTFLIGNLLHALAREPEVQRRVRADRTLLNIFVEETLRLDGPPQRLFRIATRDVEIDGKLIRQGEWVALFFGAANRDPAVFPNPGRLDIDRPNIRQQLSLGHGLHFCLGASLARLEVMAVLNAVLDRYQTVTLTDDPGTKQTASLLTHAYVRLPLHFS; encoded by the coding sequence ATGTCTTCCACAGCGCTCCCCGCGGCCTCTGCGATCGAACTTCTGACCACCCCCCAGGGCATCGCCAATCCGTATCCGTTGTACGACGAACTCCGCAAAATCTCTCCCGTTGCGGGATACCGGGATTGGCCGCCCGGGACGGTACCGGGCGCCGACGAACCCGTCACCGCGTGGGCGCTGTTCCGCTACGACCAAGTGCTGGCGGCAGCCAAGGACAGCACCACCTTCTCATCGCGCGACCCGCTTCAGGAAGCCTCTTCGGCACCCAGCCTCATGCTGGTCAACACCGACCCGCCCACCCACGAGGTGGAACGGAAACTGGTAAGCCAGGCGTTCTCTCCGCGCCGGGTCAAGCGGCTCGAGGGTTGGCTCAACGACCTCGTCCCGCAGCTTCTCGCCAACCTGGGGGACGGCGACATCGAAGTCATGGAATTCGCCGCCGAGATCCCCACCCGGGCCATGGTCCGGTTGCTCGGCTTGCCTGACGGTGACCATGTGCGCTTCCGCCGGTGGGCCAACGCGTTCATGCTTTCCTCGTCGTTGACGCCCGAAGAGCGCATGGCCAGCAACGAGGAAATGGTGACGGCCTTCGCCACGCGCCTCGCCGAGCACACCGCTCGCCTGGCCGAGCGCACGGCGACCGACGGGACCAGCGAAGAGATCGAAGACGCCGAGGATCTCATCTCGGCCCTGTTGCGCGCCGAGGTCGACGGGCAGCGGCTCACCCCCGAAGAAATCGTCCGATTCTGCGTGACGTTGGTGGTCGCCGGAAGCGAAACAACGACGTTCTTGATCGGCAACCTGCTGCACGCGCTGGCCCGGGAACCGGAAGTCCAGCGGCGGGTCCGCGCCGACCGAACACTGCTGAATATCTTTGTCGAAGAGACACTTCGGCTCGACGGGCCGCCGCAGCGCCTGTTCCGCATCGCCACCCGCGACGTGGAGATCGACGGAAAGTTGATTCGCCAGGGGGAGTGGGTGGCCCTCTTCTTCGGAGCCGCCAATCGCGATCCCGCAGTGTTTCCCAACCCTGGCCGCCTCGACATCGACCGGCCCAACATCCGCCAGCAACTCTCGCTGGGGCACGGCCTGCATTTCTGCCTGGGCGCATCGCTGGCCCGCCTCGAGGTCATGGCGGTGCTCAACGCGGTGCTCGACCGGTACCAGACGGTCACGTTGACCGACGACCCCGGCACCAAGCAGACCGCGAGCCTGTTGACCCACGCGTATGTCCGCCTGCCCCTGCACTTCTCATGA
- a CDS encoding nuclear transport factor 2 family protein, with translation MTSQLVSRNIEATKAIYAAVPAGDVDTVLQHLDPEVRITYYGTERIPYAGDYRGIDQALQFLATVGQTVEVLEMEPWKFIAQGDDLATWGRQKFRRLATGHEWESEFAHIISLRDGRWLHFRDFANSALALEVFNR, from the coding sequence ATGACCAGCCAATTAGTTTCGCGCAACATCGAAGCGACCAAAGCGATCTACGCCGCCGTGCCGGCCGGTGATGTCGACACCGTGCTGCAACACCTCGACCCGGAGGTGCGGATCACCTACTACGGCACCGAGAGGATCCCCTACGCCGGCGACTACCGCGGCATCGACCAAGCACTGCAGTTTCTCGCGACGGTCGGGCAGACGGTCGAGGTCCTCGAAATGGAGCCATGGAAGTTCATCGCGCAGGGTGACGACCTGGCCACCTGGGGTCGGCAGAAGTTCCGACGATTGGCCACCGGACACGAGTGGGAATCCGAGTTCGCGCACATCATTTCGCTGCGCGACGGGCGTTGGCTGCACTTCCGAGACTTCGCGAATTCCGCACTCGCCCTGGAGGTGTTCAACCGGTGA
- a CDS encoding ferredoxin has translation MRVKADRDICMSAGLCVITADAFFDQDENGIVVLASQDVPADPQSELERRVHNAVKLCPSGALQLVPE, from the coding sequence CTGAGGGTCAAGGCGGATCGCGACATCTGCATGTCGGCCGGTCTGTGCGTGATAACGGCCGACGCGTTCTTCGACCAGGACGAGAACGGCATCGTCGTACTCGCTTCTCAAGACGTGCCGGCCGATCCCCAGTCCGAGCTGGAGCGCAGGGTGCACAACGCGGTCAAGCTGTGCCCGTCGGGGGCGCTTCAGCTGGTGCCGGAGTGA